The uncultured Trichococcus sp. DNA window CAAATAAGATATCCAAAGGCATATCCACCCCTACAGTCGTTTCATGTTCCCCTTCATCCGGAATACGGATCATTACTTTATCGCCTTTTTCCAAGGTCGCCAATACGGTTCTTTCTTTACCGTTCAGCCAGATACCGCCACCACCAAATTTGATGGTGGCAAGCAGACTTTTTGATATGCCTTTGGAACGTAAAAAAGTCTTCATCTGCATCGTCTCTTCTTTTTCATATATCCAGCTAAAAATCACTTTACACTACCCCTACTCTATACCGAATCTCTATGCGCGGACCCGTGCAGCCTTGGCTTGTTCCAAGTAAATTCAGAATCGGAACAGGTTGCCCTAAAATCCAACGGCTCTGGGACCTCCTGGATTCCCTTCGCTAACGTACATTCCTATTCTAACCAAAACGGGGGCAATCCACAACTCATGGTCCGTTATCGAACAAAAAAATCAGACCGCAAAAAAGGCTGCACCATCCGACTCACTGGCGCAGCCCTTCTTTATCCGTTAATATTTTTTCTCAAAATCGATCAGGTTGCGGTTTGGTTTACCGTCTTTTTTGTAACTCTTTGCATTTCCCAAGACAACTTCAAACAGATTATCCCGGAAATGCTCAACCACACCGGAAAAATGCGGCGTAATCAGTACTTTTTCGTGATTCCACAAAGGGTTGGAGGCGGGCAAAGGTTCTTCATCGAACACATCCAACGCAGCATAAGCCACTGTCCCGTTGTCCAATGCCTTGATGAGGCTATCGGTGTCCACCGTGATGCCACGGCCTACATTCACAAAGAGAACACCTTTTTTCATGCGCGAGAAAAGGGCATCATCAAAAACACGGTAGGTTTCATCCGTTTGAGGAAGGATGTCCACAACAACATCCGCAAAGTCGATGATAGTGCCGATGTTGTCCATTTTGACCGTCACATCAAAGCTCGGTATCTCCTTGCCGCTGCGATTGACAGCGATGACCTTCATACCGAACGCTTTAGCCAATTCTCCCAGTCGGCTGCCGATCTGGCCGGCCCCCACAATCATCATCGTCTTGCCCTTCAGCTCCTGGAGTTCCTTGGTCTGCCCCCACTTCCGTTGCGGCTGATTCAGAATCGCAGTCCGCAAGCCGCGCATATGCGAAAGCAGAACGCCGATGACGTATTCAGCAATCGGCTCGCTGTGGATGCCGCTTGCATTCGTCAGATAGATGCCTTGTCTTTCGAAGGTCGCCAACGGCAGGCTGTTCACGCCCGCCGAAATCGCTTGGACCCATCTGAGCGAAGGCAACTGCCCTTCCTCCAACAGGCTGGTCAACCTGTCATTCCAGCCGACGGTCCACTCTACTTCCCGGAACGCCTCTTCCTCCGCATCATCGGTAACCATCTCGTAATCTGGATAGAGTTCCTTCAGCGTTGCGATTTGCTGTTCCTTCAAACGCGTCTTCAGAAGCCACTTTTTAGTCGCCATATTCACCGCTCCTTTGTTCGTTCGTTCCTGTCATTTTTCTTTACACCGATGAATGCATCTTCAACCCGATCCCAGAAATGCGTGTGACGGTAACGCGCAAAATGCACGCGCTCCTGCGCAATCCGATAGACCAGTCGTTCGATGCTTCTTTTCTTGAATGTCAAATGATCTACGGACAAAATCAGGCGATCTTCCTTGTGCGGATAGATGACGATCCATTCGTCTTTCGCGATGATCATGGGTGAGCTCAGCGTCCGATAGATGCGGTTATTCACCGAGGCCATCTCGGTCAGCTGGATAGCTTCCGTACGAGGATGGATTACAGCTCCGCCAAGCGATTTGCTGAACCCGGTCGACCCTGTAGGCGTGGAAACGCAAAGGCCATCACCACGGAACGTCTCGAACAGTTCATCCTTCACATAGATATCACAAACCATCGTTCCGTCCATTTTCTTCAAACTCGCTTCGTTCAGAGCGATGTAGCGGGTTTCTTCTTCCTCATCCGCATACTTGACGCGGACATCGAGCAACGGGTAGCTGACGCTTTCCCCTTTGTCATGCTTCAGACTTTCCACAAGTTCCGGCAGTTCATAGGTCCGCCAATCCGTATAAAAGCCAAGGTGTCCGGTATGGATTCCCACAAAACGCACTTGGCTCAGTTGGTCTTCGTATTTATGGAAAGCCGAAAGCAAGGTGCCGTCCCCCCCGATCGATACCACTAGATTCGGATAGTCCGTGACAATTTCGATTTTTTGAGAGAGGCACATCTCTTTGAATTTCGCCGCAACGGCTAAAGTCTCTGGCGTCTGGTTATGGACCAGTGCAATTTTCATATCCGATCTCCTCTCGAACAATATTATCGTCCATCTTCTTTTTTGTCGGAAAAATAGCGTTGCGCATCCTTGATTTCTTCGCGTATTTCCGACATCTCTTCGTCCAGACGGAAGGCGGCTTCTGCAGCGCGTATCAGACGGTCATGCAGTTCTTCCGGATATTCCCCCCGATATTTGTAGTTCAACGAATGTTCGATCGTTGCCCAAAAATTCATCGCCAAGGTCCTGATCTGAATTTCAACCAGTATTTTCTTTTCTTCATAAATGCGTTGGACCGGATATTCGATCACCATATGGTACGAGCGATAACCGCTCTCTTTTTTATGCGTAATGTAATCCCGTTCTATGATGATCTTAAAGTCTTTTCTTGCGCGCAAAAGGCGCACAACTTCGTGTATGTCCTCTACAAATTGGCACATGATCCGCAGGCCGGCAATATCCTGGACGTCTTGTTCCAGTCTGGTCAGATCAATGTCCCGGACTTCCGCCTTTTCCAGTATGCTTTCCTTCGTTTTGACACGGCCAGTGATGAACTCGATGGGCGCGTGCGCATTCTCATCGCGGTATTGCTTACGGATGCCCTTCAGCTTAACTTTTAATTCCTCCACCGCTTGTTCGTACGGCGCTAAAAATGAATCCCAGTTTTCAACTTCCTTATTTTCCATAGAACGACACCCTATCATATAGTATATGCTACTTTATTTTATCACAATTATTTATGATTCTATACAATTCTTGGCGAAAAGGACCGAATTCATTTTTCTTTCAAATATAAACGTTACACTAGGTGCGCCAGCAGCCCTAACTCTTCAACTCCGCAAAACTTATGATACAATATGAATAAGATTTCGCATCGCCTGCTGGTCTGTATGCTGTTGAACTGACTGTAACGAAGGTTCGAATTTCTAAGCAGCTGTCCCGACCTAAACGAACCTCATAACCGAAAGGAAGTAATGACGATGAGCCAAAATATTGAAAAAGAATTCAAAAACCTATTGAATAAAGAAGAATATGAAGCGTTAATTACTGCCTTCAACCTTGATGAAGCTGAACCGATCAAGCAAACCAACGTCTATTTCGATACGCCTGATTATAAACTGAAGGATCTGAACAGCGGGCTGCGCATCCGCATGTATGAAAACAAAGGTGAAATCACACTCAAGACGCCTATCCAGGAAAATGAAAAATTGGAAACGAACGATGATCTTACGCTCGAAGAGGCAAAAAAATTGGTCGATGCCCACCGGATGAAGGCATCGGGAAATGTAGCCGATAAACTGAAGGAATTGGGCATTGCGACAGAAGACCTCGTGATCATCGGTCAGCTCTCGACCATCCGCTATGATTTTCCAGGGGACAAAGGCACCTACTTCTTGGATAAAAGCTTCTACCAAGATCAGATGGATTACGAATTGGAATTCGAGTCCGATTCTTTGGAAGAAGGGGCTCTCGCGTTCCATATTTTCCTGAAGGATCACGACATCAAAGTACGTAAAGCAAAACAAAAGATCGAACGCATGCTGGCCTACCCAAATTCGGCGG harbors:
- a CDS encoding NAD(P)-dependent oxidoreductase; this translates as MATKKWLLKTRLKEQQIATLKELYPDYEMVTDDAEEEAFREVEWTVGWNDRLTSLLEEGQLPSLRWVQAISAGVNSLPLATFERQGIYLTNASGIHSEPIAEYVIGVLLSHMRGLRTAILNQPQRKWGQTKELQELKGKTMMIVGAGQIGSRLGELAKAFGMKVIAVNRSGKEIPSFDVTVKMDNIGTIIDFADVVVDILPQTDETYRVFDDALFSRMKKGVLFVNVGRGITVDTDSLIKALDNGTVAYAALDVFDEEPLPASNPLWNHEKVLITPHFSGVVEHFRDNLFEVVLGNAKSYKKDGKPNRNLIDFEKKY
- a CDS encoding NAD kinase, giving the protein MKIALVHNQTPETLAVAAKFKEMCLSQKIEIVTDYPNLVVSIGGDGTLLSAFHKYEDQLSQVRFVGIHTGHLGFYTDWRTYELPELVESLKHDKGESVSYPLLDVRVKYADEEEETRYIALNEASLKKMDGTMVCDIYVKDELFETFRGDGLCVSTPTGSTGFSKSLGGAVIHPRTEAIQLTEMASVNNRIYRTLSSPMIIAKDEWIVIYPHKEDRLILSVDHLTFKKRSIERLVYRIAQERVHFARYRHTHFWDRVEDAFIGVKKNDRNERTKER
- a CDS encoding GTP pyrophosphokinase family protein, whose protein sequence is MENKEVENWDSFLAPYEQAVEELKVKLKGIRKQYRDENAHAPIEFITGRVKTKESILEKAEVRDIDLTRLEQDVQDIAGLRIMCQFVEDIHEVVRLLRARKDFKIIIERDYITHKKESGYRSYHMVIEYPVQRIYEEKKILVEIQIRTLAMNFWATIEHSLNYKYRGEYPEELHDRLIRAAEAAFRLDEEMSEIREEIKDAQRYFSDKKEDGR
- a CDS encoding CYTH domain-containing protein, whose protein sequence is MSQNIEKEFKNLLNKEEYEALITAFNLDEAEPIKQTNVYFDTPDYKLKDLNSGLRIRMYENKGEITLKTPIQENEKLETNDDLTLEEAKKLVDAHRMKASGNVADKLKELGIATEDLVIIGQLSTIRYDFPGDKGTYFLDKSFYQDQMDYELEFESDSLEEGALAFHIFLKDHDIKVRKAKQKIERMLAYPNSAAHQ